In Lachnospiraceae bacterium, one DNA window encodes the following:
- a CDS encoding cob(I)yrinic acid a,c-diamide adenosyltransferase, translating into MEAVKRTGGLVHIYCGNGKGKTTASVGAAVRAAGNGKTVLIKRFLKNDHSGEVEALKQIPGITVLPCTRQFGFSWKMKQEEKEEAKEYYGKELEKAWKMALDQEIDMLVLDEAVGACTLGFIEEERLLELIGSKPEKLEVILTGRNPSETLLAVADYVTEMVMRAHPYTRGIPARKGIEY; encoded by the coding sequence ATGGAAGCTGTTAAAAGGACAGGTGGCCTGGTGCATATTTACTGCGGGAACGGAAAAGGCAAAACGACAGCTTCTGTAGGTGCTGCAGTCCGTGCAGCAGGAAACGGGAAGACCGTATTGATAAAGCGATTCCTGAAAAATGATCATTCCGGGGAAGTGGAAGCTTTAAAGCAGATTCCGGGGATAACAGTTCTTCCATGCACAAGACAGTTTGGATTTTCATGGAAAATGAAACAGGAAGAAAAAGAAGAGGCAAAGGAATATTACGGAAAAGAGCTGGAAAAAGCCTGGAAAATGGCTTTGGACCAGGAGATAGATATGCTGGTCTTAGATGAGGCAGTAGGGGCCTGCACCCTTGGCTTTATAGAGGAAGAACGCTTATTGGAACTGATCGGCAGTAAGCCGGAAAAATTAGAAGTGATCCTGACTGGGAGAAATCCTTCAGAGACTCTTTTGGCAGTCGCAGATTATGTAACAGAAATGGTCATGCGTGCCCACCCTTACACGAGGGGGATCCCCGCCAGAAAAGGGATTGAATATTAG
- a CDS encoding DUF1292 domain-containing protein yields MADEKNLNEEEEMTVTLTLDDDSEIECVVLNIFSAGDREYIALLPMEGAESEEGEVYLYRYSETEDGTPVLDNIVDDDEYEIVADAFDEMLDDQEYDELVSEEDLDD; encoded by the coding sequence ATGGCAGACGAGAAGAATTTAAATGAAGAAGAGGAAATGACTGTTACCCTGACATTAGATGATGATTCTGAGATCGAGTGCGTAGTTCTTAACATCTTCTCTGCAGGAGACCGTGAATATATTGCCCTTCTTCCTATGGAAGGAGCAGAGTCAGAAGAAGGAGAAGTTTATCTGTACCGTTACAGCGAGACAGAAGACGGAACTCCTGTTCTGGATAACATTGTGGATGATGATGAATATGAGATCGTTGCAGATGCATTTGACGAAATGTTAGACGATCAGGAATACGACGAGCTGGTAAGTGAAGAAGATTTAGACGACTGA
- a CDS encoding polyribonucleotide nucleotidyltransferase, with amino-acid sequence MFKSFSMDLAGRKLTVEVGRVAAQANGAAFMHYGDTVVLSTATASAKPREGIDFFPLSVEYEEKFYSVGKIPGGFNKREGKASENAILTSRVIDRPMRPLFPKDYRNDVTLDNVVMSVDPDCSPELTAMLGSAIATSISDIPFDGPCATTQVGLIDGEFIINPTSAQRQVSEMALTVASTREKVIMIEAGAKEVPEQKMIEAIFKAHEVNQEIIRFIDTIVAECGKEKHTYESCAVPEELFAAIKEIVPSEEMETAVFTDDKQTREANIAAITERLEEAFAENEEWLPLLGDAIYQYEKKTVRKMILKDHKRPDGRAITQIRPLAAEVDILPRVHGSGMFTRGQTQILNACTLAPLSEAQKIDGLDANETTKRYMHHYNFPSFSVGETKPSRGPGRREIGHGALAERALVPVLPSEEEFPYAIRTVSETMESNGSTSQASICASTLSLMAAGVPIKSMVAGISCGLVTGETDDDYIVLTDIQGLEDFFGDMDFKVGGTEKGITAIQMDIKIHGLTRPIIEEAIARTREARMYILDNVMKPVISEPRKHLSQYAPKIKQITIDPQKIGDVVGKQGKVINKIIEETGVKIDISDEGIVNVCGTDEAMINRAIAIITGIVTDIEAGMVFTGKVVRIMNFGAFVQLAPNKDGMVHISKLSDKRVAKVEDVVNIGDEVTVKVAEVDKMGRINLTMRPSDLAEKKEEN; translated from the coding sequence ATGTTTAAGAGTTTCAGTATGGACCTGGCTGGACGTAAGCTGACTGTAGAAGTTGGCCGTGTAGCAGCCCAGGCAAATGGTGCAGCATTTATGCATTACGGCGATACCGTAGTACTTTCTACAGCAACTGCATCTGCAAAGCCGAGAGAAGGCATTGATTTCTTCCCTTTAAGTGTAGAATATGAGGAGAAATTTTATTCTGTAGGAAAGATCCCAGGCGGTTTTAACAAAAGAGAGGGAAAGGCATCTGAAAACGCTATCCTGACATCCCGTGTTATCGACCGTCCTATGCGTCCGCTGTTCCCAAAGGATTACCGCAATGATGTAACCTTAGACAATGTAGTTATGTCTGTAGATCCAGACTGCAGCCCGGAGCTGACTGCTATGCTTGGTTCTGCCATTGCTACCAGCATTTCCGATATCCCATTTGACGGACCTTGCGCTACCACCCAGGTAGGTCTTATTGATGGTGAGTTTATTATCAACCCGACTTCTGCCCAGAGACAGGTATCTGAAATGGCCCTGACTGTAGCTTCTACCAGAGAGAAAGTTATCATGATCGAAGCAGGCGCTAAGGAAGTTCCTGAGCAGAAGATGATCGAGGCTATTTTTAAAGCTCATGAAGTAAATCAGGAGATCATCCGCTTTATCGATACTATTGTAGCTGAGTGCGGAAAAGAAAAGCACACCTATGAAAGCTGCGCAGTTCCGGAAGAATTATTTGCAGCGATCAAAGAGATCGTTCCGTCTGAAGAGATGGAAACAGCTGTATTTACAGATGACAAGCAGACACGTGAAGCAAATATTGCTGCTATTACTGAGCGTCTGGAAGAAGCATTTGCTGAGAATGAAGAGTGGCTGCCATTATTAGGTGATGCTATTTACCAGTATGAGAAGAAGACTGTCCGCAAGATGATCTTAAAGGACCACAAGCGTCCAGACGGCCGTGCTATTACACAGATCCGTCCATTAGCAGCTGAGGTCGATATCCTTCCAAGAGTCCATGGCTCAGGCATGTTCACCCGTGGACAGACCCAGATCTTAAATGCCTGCACTCTGGCACCATTATCTGAGGCACAGAAGATTGATGGATTAGATGCAAATGAGACCACAAAGCGTTACATGCATCATTACAACTTCCCGTCATTCTCAGTAGGCGAGACAAAGCCGAGCAGAGGACCGGGCCGTCGTGAAATCGGACATGGCGCACTGGCTGAACGTGCATTAGTTCCTGTACTTCCAAGTGAAGAAGAGTTCCCATATGCGATCCGTACTGTATCAGAGACTATGGAATCCAATGGTTCTACCTCTCAGGCAAGTATCTGTGCATCTACTTTGTCCTTAATGGCAGCTGGTGTACCGATCAAGAGTATGGTAGCAGGTATTTCCTGTGGTCTGGTAACTGGTGAGACTGATGATGATTATATCGTTCTGACTGATATTCAGGGACTGGAAGATTTCTTTGGTGATATGGATTTTAAGGTAGGCGGTACTGAAAAGGGTATTACTGCTATCCAGATGGATATTAAGATCCATGGTCTGACCCGTCCGATCATTGAAGAGGCTATCGCAAGAACCCGTGAAGCGAGAATGTACATCTTAGACAATGTTATGAAGCCTGTTATCAGCGAGCCTAGAAAGCACTTAAGCCAGTACGCTCCAAAGATCAAGCAGATCACCATTGATCCTCAGAAGATCGGCGATGTAGTCGGCAAGCAGGGCAAAGTGATCAACAAGATCATTGAAGAGACCGGTGTTAAGATCGACATCAGTGATGAAGGTATTGTAAATGTTTGCGGTACTGACGAGGCTATGATCAACCGTGCGATTGCGATCATCACCGGAATCGTTACTGATATCGAAGCAGGAATGGTATTTACCGGCAAGGTAGTACGTATTATGAACTTCGGGGCATTTGTACAGTTAGCACCAAATAAAGACGGTATGGTACACATTTCCAAACTGTCTGACAAGCGTGTTGCAAAGGTAGAAGATGTTGTAAACATCGGTGACGAAGTAACTGTTAAGGTTGCAGAAGTTGACAAGATGGGAAGGATCAACCTGACCATGAGACCAAGCGATCTGGCAGAGAAGAAAGAAGAAAACTAA
- the rbfA gene encoding 30S ribosome-binding factor RbfA encodes MRKNSIKNTRINMEVQRELSQIIRSEIKDPRIHPLTSVVAVEVTPDLKYCKAYISVLGDEEAGKATIEGLRSAASFVRRELAHRVNLRNTPEIKFILDQSIEYGVNMSKLIDEVTKDLHDNEEEGLE; translated from the coding sequence ATGCGTAAAAACAGCATTAAAAATACAAGGATCAATATGGAGGTCCAAAGGGAATTAAGCCAGATCATCCGTTCTGAGATCAAAGACCCGCGGATCCATCCGCTGACCAGTGTTGTAGCCGTAGAGGTGACTCCGGATTTAAAATACTGTAAAGCATATATCAGTGTGTTAGGCGATGAAGAAGCCGGCAAGGCAACCATCGAAGGGCTGCGCAGCGCAGCCTCCTTTGTACGCCGGGAACTGGCTCACAGAGTAAATTTACGTAACACTCCTGAAATTAAATTTATACTGGATCAGTCCATTGAATATGGTGTAAACATGTCAAAACTGATCGATGAAGTGACAAAAGATCTTCATGACAATGAGGAGGAGGGACTGGAATGA
- the truB gene encoding tRNA pseudouridine(55) synthase TruB codes for MYHGIINVYKEPGYTSHDVVARLRGILRQKKIGHTGTLDPAAQGVLPVCLGNGTRLCDMLTDRSKTYEAVLLLGQTTDTQDTTGTVLTENHEKALKLDEEQVRQVILGFKGDYDQIPPMYSALKVDGKKLCDLARAGKEVERKARRVQILDISVEKIELPRVWMRVSCSKGTYIRTLCEDIGAKLQVGGCMESLLRTRVDRFLVKDSLKLDQLEALRDEGKVGEHICSLEEALESYLPVYTTAEGDKALKNGNPCFKQQLDLEKSTSLENRENGNRYRMYSSQGIFMGVYEYQEEKHWWKPWKMFMPDGEGNQ; via the coding sequence ATGTATCACGGAATCATTAATGTATATAAAGAGCCGGGCTATACATCCCATGATGTTGTAGCCCGGCTTCGAGGGATTTTAAGACAGAAAAAGATCGGGCATACCGGAACCCTTGATCCGGCGGCCCAAGGCGTACTTCCGGTATGTCTGGGAAACGGAACAAGGCTTTGTGATATGCTTACAGACCGGTCAAAGACCTATGAGGCAGTGCTTCTTCTGGGACAGACCACAGATACCCAGGATACCACAGGAACTGTGCTTACAGAAAATCATGAAAAAGCACTGAAACTGGATGAAGAGCAGGTGCGTCAGGTGATCTTGGGATTTAAGGGGGATTATGACCAGATCCCACCTATGTATTCCGCTTTAAAAGTAGACGGGAAGAAGCTTTGCGACCTTGCCAGAGCAGGAAAAGAAGTAGAGCGTAAGGCAAGAAGAGTGCAGATCTTAGACATTTCTGTTGAAAAAATAGAACTGCCCAGAGTCTGGATGAGGGTCAGCTGCTCCAAAGGAACGTATATACGTACTCTTTGTGAGGATATCGGAGCAAAACTACAGGTGGGTGGATGCATGGAATCTCTCCTGCGCACCCGCGTAGATCGTTTTCTGGTAAAGGACAGTTTAAAACTGGACCAGCTCGAAGCCTTAAGAGATGAAGGAAAAGTAGGGGAACATATCTGTTCTCTGGAAGAAGCTTTAGAAAGCTATCTGCCTGTATACACTACAGCAGAAGGGGATAAGGCTTTAAAAAATGGCAATCCCTGCTTTAAACAGCAGCTGGACCTGGAAAAAAGTACATCGTTAGAGAACCGGGAAAACGGGAACAGATACCGTATGTACAGCAGCCAGGGGATTTTTATGGGGGTATATGAATACCAGGAAGAAAAGCACTGGTGGAAGCCCTGGAAAATGTTTATGCCGGATGGAGAAGGAAACCAATGA
- a CDS encoding bifunctional riboflavin kinase/FAD synthetase yields the protein MRYIADTVDFELKEPTVVTLGKFDGRHRGHQKLLRTMEEVKESLGYATAIFTFSTAPLTLVTGETATVITTSEERRHNMEKMGIDYLVEYPFTDDVRKMDPAVFVKDILVKRMKAKAVVVGPDCSFGYKGAGNVGLLRTLSRELDFRLYVIEKEKDHRRDISSTYIREELSRGNVAKANELLGEPYAIHGIVVHGNHIGGPRLGFPTANIIPPENKRLPKFGVYVSRVLAEGNYYKGVTNIGRKPTIHGDNPVGVETFIFDFNGDIYGKMIEVQLLEFDRGEQKFASLEELKERIEKDKEFALRYFAENPLYNPVKI from the coding sequence ATGAGATATATAGCAGATACAGTGGATTTTGAACTGAAAGAGCCTACAGTTGTGACTCTTGGGAAATTTGATGGAAGACACAGGGGACACCAGAAGCTCCTTCGTACAATGGAAGAAGTAAAAGAAAGCCTGGGCTATGCAACTGCTATTTTTACATTCAGTACTGCTCCTCTTACTCTTGTAACAGGAGAAACAGCCACTGTGATCACTACAAGTGAAGAACGCCGGCATAATATGGAAAAAATGGGGATCGATTATCTAGTGGAATATCCTTTTACAGATGATGTGCGGAAAATGGATCCGGCTGTATTTGTAAAGGATATCCTGGTAAAGAGAATGAAAGCAAAGGCTGTGGTAGTGGGGCCGGATTGCAGCTTTGGTTACAAAGGCGCCGGAAATGTAGGGCTTCTCAGGACTTTAAGCAGGGAACTGGATTTTCGTCTTTATGTGATCGAAAAAGAAAAGGATCACAGAAGAGATATCAGCAGTACCTATATCAGGGAAGAACTTTCCAGGGGAAATGTGGCAAAAGCAAATGAACTGTTGGGGGAACCTTATGCTATACATGGCATTGTGGTCCACGGTAATCATATCGGAGGACCGAGACTGGGATTTCCTACAGCAAATATCATTCCACCGGAAAATAAGCGTCTGCCAAAATTCGGGGTCTACGTATCCAGAGTTCTTGCAGAAGGAAACTATTACAAGGGAGTTACCAATATTGGCAGAAAACCTACGATCCATGGAGATAATCCGGTAGGGGTAGAAACTTTTATCTTTGATTTTAACGGGGACATTTACGGCAAGATGATCGAGGTCCAGCTTTTAGAGTTTGACCGGGGAGAACAGAAATTTGCTTCCTTAGAAGAGTTAAAAGAACGGATCGAAAAAGATAAAGAATTTGCCCTTAGGTATTTTGCGGAAAATCCCCTTTACAACCCGGTTAAAATATGA
- the rpsO gene encoding 30S ribosomal protein S15, producing the protein MISKEKKAEIIAQYGRKAGDTGSPEVQIAILTERITELTAHLQQNPKDHHSRRGLLMMVGHRRGLLDYLKKTDLEGYRALIEKLGIRK; encoded by the coding sequence ATGATTTCTAAGGAAAAGAAAGCAGAGATTATCGCACAGTACGGACGTAAAGCAGGAGATACCGGTTCACCAGAAGTTCAGATCGCTATCCTTACAGAGAGAATCACAGAACTGACTGCTCATCTTCAGCAGAATCCAAAGGATCATCATTCCAGAAGAGGACTTCTGATGATGGTTGGACACAGAAGAGGACTTCTTGATTACCTGAAGAAGACCGATCTGGAAGGCTACCGTGCTCTGATCGAAAAGCTTGGAATCAGAAAGTAA
- a CDS encoding bifunctional oligoribonuclease/PAP phosphatase NrnA, which yields MTVLEQALEGTKSVAILGHVRPDGDCLGSTLGLYNYLLASYPDIQAAVYLEEASSKFAYLKGYDEIHHETDDREYELCICLDSSDEERLGDFKMYLRRAKKSLCIDHHITNTRYCEINLVAADASSASEVLFEQLNPDSIDKNVAECLYTGLIHDTGVFKYSCTSARTMEIAGFLMEKGVDFGSIIDNSFYKKTYVQNQIMGRALLESITFLDGKAIFSALRQSDLDFYGVTGKDLDGIIDQLRLTEGVEVAIFLYETGPQQYKVSLRSQKIVDVSQVAAYFGGGGHVRAAGCTMSGSIHDVINNLSLHIAKQLDAAAAGEA from the coding sequence ATGACGGTTCTTGAACAGGCGTTAGAAGGAACAAAGTCTGTGGCGATTTTGGGTCATGTAAGGCCGGATGGTGACTGCCTCGGCTCTACTCTGGGTCTGTATAATTATCTTCTTGCTTCTTATCCGGATATACAGGCAGCTGTATATCTGGAGGAAGCTTCCTCAAAATTTGCCTATTTAAAGGGCTATGATGAGATCCATCATGAAACAGATGACAGGGAGTATGAGCTTTGCATATGTCTTGACAGCAGCGATGAAGAACGTCTGGGTGATTTTAAGATGTATCTGAGGAGAGCGAAAAAAAGCCTTTGCATTGATCATCACATTACAAACACCCGTTACTGTGAAATTAATTTAGTGGCAGCTGATGCAAGCTCTGCCAGTGAAGTCCTTTTTGAGCAGTTAAATCCGGACAGCATTGATAAAAATGTAGCAGAGTGCCTGTATACAGGATTGATACATGATACCGGTGTGTTCAAATATTCCTGCACTTCTGCAAGGACCATGGAGATCGCCGGTTTTCTCATGGAAAAGGGTGTTGACTTTGGAAGTATCATCGATAACAGCTTCTATAAAAAGACTTATGTGCAGAACCAGATCATGGGAAGAGCGCTTCTTGAAAGCATTACATTCCTTGATGGAAAGGCCATTTTCAGTGCCCTGCGCCAGTCTGATCTGGATTTTTACGGCGTGACCGGAAAAGACCTTGATGGCATCATTGACCAGCTGCGTCTTACAGAAGGAGTTGAGGTTGCTATTTTCCTGTATGAGACTGGACCTCAGCAGTACAAAGTAAGCCTGCGTTCCCAGAAAATCGTAGATGTAAGTCAGGTAGCTGCTTATTTTGGCGGCGGCGGCCATGTGCGTGCAGCAGGCTGCACCATGTCAGGAAGTATTCATGATGTGATCAATAATCTGTCCCTTCACATTGCGAAGCAGTTAGATGCTGCGGCGGCAGGGGAGGCTTAA
- the gltX gene encoding glutamate--tRNA ligase produces MKVRTRYAPSPTGRMHVGNLRTALYAYLIAKHEGGDFLLRIEDTDQERYVEGAVDIIYRTLEETGLVHDEGPDKDGGCGPYVQSERQASGIYMEYAKKLVEKGEAYYCFCTPERLETLRKTVNGEEIMTYDKHCLHLSKEEVEANLAAGKPFVIRQNNPTEGTTTFHDEIYGDITVDNSELDDMVLIKSDGYPTYNFANVVDDHLMGITHVVRGNEYLSSSPKYNRLYDAFGWEVPVYVHCPLITDESHHKLSKRCGHSSFEDLVEQGFVPEAIVNYVALLGWSPEGNNEIFSLEEMVKEFDYHRMNKSPSVFDMTKLRWMNGEYIKAMDFERFYKLAEPYLKEVIKKDLDLKKIANMVKTRIEVFPEIRDHIDFFETLPEYDIAMYTHKKMKTNAETSLKVLKDVLPILEAQEDFSNDALFAALSAYVSETGVKTGFVMWPVRTAVSGKQMTPAGATEIMEVLGKEESLKRIRKGIEMLEA; encoded by the coding sequence ATGAAAGTAAGAACAAGATATGCACCAAGCCCTACAGGAAGAATGCACGTCGGAAATTTAAGAACAGCACTGTATGCGTACCTGATCGCTAAACATGAGGGAGGCGACTTCCTTTTAAGAATAGAAGATACTGACCAAGAGCGTTATGTAGAAGGCGCTGTAGATATCATTTACAGAACCCTGGAAGAAACCGGTCTGGTCCACGATGAGGGACCGGACAAGGACGGCGGCTGCGGTCCTTATGTCCAGAGTGAGCGTCAGGCTTCTGGAATCTATATGGAATATGCGAAGAAACTGGTAGAAAAGGGAGAAGCATATTACTGCTTCTGTACACCAGAGCGTCTGGAAACCTTAAGAAAGACTGTAAACGGTGAGGAGATCATGACTTATGATAAGCACTGTCTGCATCTTTCTAAAGAGGAAGTAGAAGCAAATCTGGCTGCCGGTAAGCCATTTGTTATCCGTCAGAATAACCCGACTGAGGGAACCACTACTTTCCATGATGAGATCTATGGGGATATTACTGTAGATAACTCTGAACTGGATGATATGGTCCTGATCAAATCTGATGGTTATCCTACCTACAACTTTGCAAATGTAGTAGACGATCATCTGATGGGCATTACCCATGTAGTAAGAGGAAATGAGTATCTTTCTTCTTCTCCAAAATATAACCGTCTTTACGATGCTTTTGGCTGGGAAGTTCCGGTCTATGTACACTGCCCGCTGATCACTGATGAAAGTCATCACAAGTTAAGCAAGCGCTGTGGACATTCCTCTTTTGAAGACCTGGTAGAACAGGGCTTTGTTCCGGAAGCTATCGTAAATTATGTAGCACTTCTTGGATGGTCTCCAGAAGGTAATAATGAGATTTTTTCACTTGAAGAGATGGTAAAGGAATTTGACTATCATCGTATGAATAAGTCTCCGTCTGTATTTGATATGACTAAGCTTCGCTGGATGAATGGCGAGTACATTAAGGCAATGGATTTTGAGCGTTTCTATAAGCTGGCTGAGCCATATTTAAAAGAAGTGATCAAGAAAGATTTAGATCTTAAGAAGATCGCAAATATGGTAAAGACAAGGATTGAAGTTTTCCCGGAGATCAGGGATCACATTGATTTCTTTGAGACACTGCCTGAGTACGACATTGCTATGTATACTCACAAGAAGATGAAGACAAATGCAGAGACTTCCCTTAAAGTATTAAAAGATGTACTCCCTATTCTGGAAGCACAGGAAGATTTCAGTAATGATGCCCTGTTTGCAGCGCTTTCTGCTTATGTAAGTGAAACTGGCGTAAAGACCGGATTTGTTATGTGGCCGGTCCGTACTGCTGTTTCCGGCAAGCAGATGACTCCTGCAGGCGCAACTGAGATCATGGAAGTTCTTGGAAAAGAAGAATCATTAAAACGTATCCGCAAAGGCATTGAAATGCTGGAGGCTTAA
- a CDS encoding response regulator transcription factor has protein sequence MDALKILMVDDEARMRKLVKDFLTNKGFSVVEAGDGEEALEIFFAQKDIALILLDVMMPKMDGREVLKTIRKYSKVPVIMLTARSEERDELQGFSLGVDEYISKPFSPKILVARVEALLRRTNAVSADIMNIGGICIDKAAHRVTIDGKEIELSFKEFELLTYFAENQGIALSREKILNNVWNYDYFGDARTIDTHVKKLRSKMGEKGEYIKTIWGMGYKFEVCEE, from the coding sequence ATGGATGCTTTGAAAATATTAATGGTTGATGATGAAGCGAGAATGCGGAAGCTGGTAAAGGATTTCCTTACAAATAAGGGATTTTCCGTAGTAGAAGCAGGAGATGGGGAAGAGGCGCTTGAGATTTTTTTTGCACAGAAAGACATTGCACTGATCTTATTGGACGTAATGATGCCTAAAATGGACGGCAGGGAAGTACTTAAGACTATCCGGAAATATTCCAAAGTACCGGTGATCATGCTGACAGCCAGAAGCGAGGAGCGGGATGAGCTTCAGGGATTTTCTTTAGGAGTAGATGAATATATTTCGAAGCCATTTAGTCCTAAGATCCTGGTTGCAAGGGTAGAAGCTCTTCTTCGCAGGACCAATGCAGTTTCTGCAGATATAATGAATATTGGCGGTATCTGCATTGATAAGGCAGCGCATAGAGTGACGATTGACGGGAAAGAGATTGAATTAAGCTTCAAGGAATTTGAACTTCTTACTTATTTTGCGGAAAATCAGGGAATCGCCCTTTCAAGAGAGAAAATCTTAAATAATGTCTGGAATTACGATTATTTCGGCGATGCCAGAACCATAGACACACATGTAAAGAAGCTGCGCAGTAAAATGGGAGAAAAAGGCGAATATATCAAGACTATCTGGGGAATGGGTTATAAATTCGAGGTGTGTGAAGAATGA
- a CDS encoding ATP-dependent helicase produces MAFNEAQKRAIRHTDGPALVLAGPGSGKTTVITNRVRYLTEKVGVEPGNILVITFTRAAAHEMKERYERITGTGCSRVSFGTFHSVFFMILKLAYRYQASNIVKEEQRIQFIREQLDRTDLEIEDEGEFIASVLSEISLIKGELMSLDNYYAKSCSQTVFKELYEGYEGCLRKQGLLDFDDMLAMCYELFKERKDILQAWQRKYKYILIDEFQDINRIQYEIIKMLALPENNLFIVGDDDQSIYRFRGARPELMLGFEKDYSDAERILLDVNYRCVDPVIESAGKLIACNKTRFPKEIRGNRGKGCPVFIKEWPDPLTETKAITEELRDYHKMGIAYEDMAVLYRTNQGPRLLIERMMEYNIPFHMRDTVPNLYEHWISRNVFCYIYAALGDLSRSNILQIINRPARYISRDALDSKVIRWEQLRSFYQDKNWMLDRIDQLVYDLEMLRDMAPAGAVNYIRKAIGYDDYLRQYANERRLKPEDLFEVLDALQESSMPFKTYEEWFNHMDEYKEQLKEQSALREAEKEGVSLMTMHSCKGLEFKVVYILDANEGITPHHKAVLEPDMEEERRMFYVAMTRAKDRLHIFYVKERYHKRQTVSRFVVEAGLLGDKGDMEKNGNSNKKTNGQQGRK; encoded by the coding sequence ATGGCTTTTAATGAAGCACAGAAAAGGGCGATCCGTCACACTGACGGACCTGCCCTTGTACTTGCAGGGCCCGGTTCAGGTAAGACTACGGTCATTACCAACCGGGTCCGTTATTTAACGGAAAAAGTGGGCGTGGAGCCTGGAAATATCCTGGTGATCACTTTTACCAGGGCAGCAGCCCATGAAATGAAAGAACGATATGAACGGATAACCGGGACAGGATGCAGCAGAGTTTCTTTTGGGACTTTTCATTCTGTCTTTTTTATGATATTAAAACTGGCATACCGGTATCAGGCGTCCAATATCGTAAAAGAAGAGCAGCGCATCCAGTTTATCAGGGAGCAGTTAGACCGCACAGATCTGGAGATCGAGGACGAAGGGGAGTTTATTGCCTCGGTGCTGTCAGAGATCAGTCTTATTAAAGGGGAACTAATGTCCCTTGATAATTATTATGCGAAAAGCTGCTCCCAGACAGTCTTTAAAGAGCTGTATGAAGGTTATGAAGGTTGTCTCCGCAAACAGGGACTTCTGGACTTTGATGACATGCTTGCCATGTGCTATGAGCTTTTTAAAGAACGTAAGGATATTTTACAGGCGTGGCAGAGAAAATATAAATACATACTTATCGATGAATTTCAGGATATCAACCGGATCCAGTATGAGATCATAAAAATGCTGGCACTGCCGGAAAATAACCTGTTTATTGTGGGAGATGATGACCAGTCTATTTACCGTTTTCGGGGGGCAAGACCGGAGCTGATGCTGGGATTTGAAAAGGATTATTCAGACGCTGAGCGTATTTTGCTGGATGTAAATTACCGCTGTGTGGACCCGGTGATCGAAAGTGCGGGGAAGCTGATCGCCTGTAATAAAACACGTTTCCCGAAAGAAATCCGTGGAAACCGGGGAAAAGGCTGTCCTGTATTTATAAAAGAATGGCCGGACCCATTAACTGAGACAAAGGCCATTACAGAAGAACTGCGGGATTATCACAAGATGGGCATCGCTTATGAGGATATGGCGGTTTTATACCGCACCAATCAGGGACCAAGGCTTCTTATTGAGCGGATGATGGAGTATAATATCCCTTTTCATATGCGGGATACAGTACCAAATCTTTATGAACACTGGATTTCCAGAAACGTGTTTTGCTATATTTATGCAGCATTGGGAGATTTAAGCAGGTCAAATATACTCCAGATCATTAACCGGCCCGCCAGATACATCAGCCGTGATGCATTAGACAGCAAAGTGATCCGGTGGGAGCAGCTGCGTTCCTTCTATCAGGATAAAAACTGGATGTTAGACCGTATTGATCAACTGGTATACGATCTGGAAATGCTTCGGGATATGGCTCCTGCAGGTGCAGTAAACTACATCCGGAAAGCCATTGGATATGACGATTATCTGAGACAATATGCAAATGAACGACGATTAAAGCCGGAGGATCTGTTTGAGGTTTTAGATGCCCTTCAGGAAAGCTCTATGCCATTTAAAACCTATGAGGAATGGTTTAACCATATGGACGAGTACAAAGAGCAGCTAAAGGAGCAGTCGGCCCTTCGGGAAGCAGAAAAAGAAGGCGTCAGCCTGATGACTATGCATAGCTGCAAAGGTCTGGAATTTAAAGTAGTATATATACTGGATGCAAATGAGGGCATAACTCCCCATCATAAGGCGGTCTTAGAACCTGATATGGAAGAAGAACGGCGTATGTTCTATGTGGCTATGACCAGGGCAAAGGACCGGCTGCATATTTTTTATGTGAAAGAACGGTATCACAAGAGGCAGACGGTATCACGGTTTGTTGTAGAGGCAGGACTTCTTGGCGACAAGGGAGATATGGAAAAAAATGGAAATTCAAATAAAAAAACAAATGGACAGCAGGGAAGAAAATAA